The following are encoded together in the Vigna angularis cultivar LongXiaoDou No.4 chromosome 9, ASM1680809v1, whole genome shotgun sequence genome:
- the LOC108346895 gene encoding phosphatidylinositol:ceramide inositolphosphotransferase 1, which translates to MSFYIGRETSKLWKRICAETTTEINLLAENWKYLLAGLVFQYIHGLAARGVHYLHKPAPTLQDVGFFLLRELGQDKAYISETLFSLIFLSFVLWTFHPFIFKSRKIYTVVIWCRVFAFLVASQVLRIITFYSTQLPGPNYHCREGSNLATLPHPDSVFEVLFLNFPRGVVYGCGDLIFSSHMIFTLVFVLTYQKYGTRRSIKQLGWLLAVVQSLLIVASRKHYTVDVVVAWYTVNLVVFFIDKKLPELPDRSIAAATLLPLSIKDKDGRTKEENHKLLNGNSGDPLDWRQRTQVNGKIMEDGNTLHVDSAMNGA; encoded by the exons ATGTCGTTTTACATTGGTCGCGAGACTTCTAAG CTATGGAAGAGAATTTGTGCCGAGACAACTACGGAGATCAACCTCCTCGCTGAGAATTGGAAGTACCTTCTCGCTGGTCTTGTTTttcag TATATACATGGTTTGGCTGCCCGAGGAGTTCATTATTTACACAAGCCTGCCCCTACTCTACAAGATGTTGGATTCTTCCTTCTTCGG GAGCTTGGGCAAGACAAAGCTTACATAAGTGAAACGTTGTTTTCCcttatctttttatcctttgTATTG TGGACATTTCATCCTTTCATATTCAAGAGCAGAAAGATCTACACAGTTGTCATATGGTGCAGGGTTTTCGCATTTTTAGTT GCTTCTCAAGTTCTTcgtataataactttttattctaCACAACTTCCTGGTCCAAACTACCACTGCCGTGAG GGGTCTAATCTTGCCACATTACCTCATCCAGATAGTGTCTTTGAAGTGCTCTTTCTCAATT TTCCACGTGGTGTGGTCTATGGATGTGGTGATTTGATATTCTCATCGCACATGATCTTTACTCTTGTTTTTGTGCTCACGTATCAGAAATATGGCACTCGAAG GTCAATAAAGCAGCTTGGGTGGCTGCTTGCTGTGGTTCAGAGCCTTTTGATAGTAGCATCACGCAAACATTACACGGTCGATGTAGTTGTTGCCTG GTATACTGTTAATTTGGTGGTATTTTTTATTGACAAGAAATTGCCAG AATTACCAGACAGGTCAATTGCAGCTGCAACGTTGCTACCGTTGAGCATCAAAGACAAAGATGGAAGGACCAAAGAAGAGAATCACAAGCTATTAAATGGGAATTCTGGAGACCCCCTAGATTGG AGGCAGAGAACTCAAGTGAATGGCAAGATCATGGAAGATGGCAATACACTCCATGTAGACTCTGCCATGAATGGTGCATAG